The Gillisia sp. Hel_I_86 genome has a segment encoding these proteins:
- a CDS encoding glycerophosphodiester phosphodiesterase, which translates to MNPIYKIGHRGAKGHITENTLESINLALEMGVDGIEIDVHVCASGELVVFHDFALDRLTDGSGEVTVKTYGQLQQLKLKGGYKIPLLTEVLDLIEGKCSVNIELKGLHTAKPTCAIISKYINKGWDYNSILVSSFQENELLEAKKINANILIAVLSKASVEEAIEWAKILNATAIHPSLGIITRQSVIDAHNKGFNVNVWTVNEPEDIARMIEFGVDGIISDYPDRLISIIGESLEE; encoded by the coding sequence ATGAATCCTATCTATAAAATTGGTCATCGGGGCGCGAAAGGCCATATCACAGAAAATACGCTGGAAAGCATCAATCTCGCCTTGGAAATGGGCGTAGATGGAATTGAAATAGATGTACACGTATGTGCTTCGGGAGAATTGGTGGTATTTCATGATTTCGCCCTAGATAGGTTAACCGATGGTTCTGGAGAAGTTACTGTCAAGACCTATGGGCAACTTCAGCAATTAAAACTTAAAGGAGGTTATAAAATCCCTTTATTAACCGAAGTACTGGATCTTATTGAAGGCAAATGCTCTGTCAATATAGAGCTTAAAGGCTTGCATACGGCAAAACCAACCTGTGCTATTATTTCCAAGTATATAAATAAAGGTTGGGACTACAATAGTATTTTGGTGTCCAGTTTTCAGGAGAATGAATTGCTGGAAGCAAAAAAAATAAATGCAAATATCCTCATTGCCGTTTTAAGTAAGGCCAGTGTAGAGGAAGCTATAGAATGGGCAAAGATCTTGAATGCCACTGCCATCCATCCTTCTTTGGGAATTATCACCCGGCAAAGTGTTATAGATGCCCATAATAAAGGTTTCAATGTAAATGTCTGGACGGTGAATGAGCCTGAAGATATTGCCAGAATGATAGAGTTTGGGGTAGATGGAATAATTTCAGACTATCCCGACAGGCTTATTTCAATAATAGGGGAATCTTTAGAGGAGTAA
- a CDS encoding SDR family oxidoreductase — MEKPKKFVNQTQGKPGSEYKMDPQPEIIRKGYRGSEKLQNKTALITGGDSGIGRSVAVHFAREGANIVIVYLKEDEDALETMKMVKEEGQECLIVEGDLKDENFCKSLIPKCLQEFESLDILVNNAAYQNPKDSIEEISTTQLHKTFETNIYPYFYVVKEAMQHLKKGDTIINTTSVTAYRGSEHLLDYSSTKGAIVSFTRSLSKMLAEKGIRVNAVAPGPIWTPLIPSTFDDVSDFGQDTPLGRAGQPSEVAPAFVYLASEDSSYVTGQVIHINGGEIVGG; from the coding sequence ATGGAGAAACCAAAGAAATTTGTAAATCAAACTCAGGGTAAACCAGGATCTGAATATAAAATGGATCCACAGCCAGAGATCATCCGGAAAGGCTATAGAGGCAGTGAAAAACTTCAGAACAAAACCGCTTTAATAACAGGAGGAGACAGTGGAATAGGGCGAAGTGTAGCCGTTCATTTTGCAAGGGAAGGCGCGAATATTGTAATTGTATATTTAAAAGAAGACGAAGATGCCTTGGAAACCATGAAAATGGTAAAGGAGGAAGGCCAGGAATGCCTTATCGTGGAAGGAGACCTTAAAGACGAAAATTTCTGTAAATCCTTGATTCCAAAATGCCTTCAAGAATTTGAAAGCCTGGATATTCTAGTTAACAATGCAGCATATCAAAATCCTAAAGATAGTATTGAAGAAATTAGTACAACCCAACTTCATAAAACTTTTGAGACCAATATCTATCCGTATTTTTATGTGGTAAAAGAAGCAATGCAGCATTTAAAGAAGGGAGATACCATAATCAATACAACTTCGGTAACAGCATACCGCGGCAGTGAGCATTTGTTGGATTATTCCAGCACAAAAGGAGCCATTGTAAGTTTTACAAGATCCCTTTCCAAGATGTTGGCAGAAAAAGGCATTCGGGTAAATGCAGTAGCTCCGGGCCCTATATGGACGCCCTTGATTCCATCTACTTTTGATGATGTTTCAGATTTTGGTCAGGATACCCCGTTAGGGAGGGCAGGGCAACCAAGTGAAGTGGCACCTGCGTTTGTGTACCTAGCGAGTGAGGATAGCAGTTATGTTACCGGGCAAGTCATTCATATAAATGGGGGAGAAATTGTTGGTGGCTAA
- a CDS encoding NAD(P)/FAD-dependent oxidoreductase: protein MDIRSNEPYWLIKNALTNSYSSLKEDMSAEVLIVGGGITGALIAYKLIKEGKKVVLIDRRDVCNGSSAASTAMLQYEIDAPLHELIEQRGLTCAVASYQNCEKAIFDLKKIVGEIKSDCQFEFKKSVYFSSTKKDVDFLEKEFEARKQHGFKVKWLDKEKLQKLGLIAEAGIESESAAVMDTYKFAGDLLEYCSEKGLTIFDRTELESVKEENESLSAITKSGFKIEVQHLVYCTGYESVETLKEDIVDLKSTYALASEAFRKIPKAFKDHIYWNTSEPYLYFRGTKDGRIIMGGGDENFKNAKKRDALLPKKEKNLTKAFNKCFPDISFELDYSWAGTFGETKDGLPYLGKPDLDKNKHYVLGFGGNGIMFSVMGMDAILNSLHKTPHPYLEYYKFGR from the coding sequence ATGGATATAAGATCCAATGAACCTTACTGGCTTATTAAAAATGCCCTTACCAATAGCTATTCTTCTTTAAAGGAAGATATGTCAGCAGAGGTTTTAATTGTGGGGGGAGGAATTACAGGTGCATTAATTGCATATAAGCTCATTAAAGAGGGAAAGAAAGTTGTATTAATAGATAGGAGAGATGTGTGCAATGGGAGCAGTGCTGCCAGCACAGCGATGCTACAATACGAAATTGATGCACCTCTCCATGAATTGATAGAACAACGCGGGCTAACTTGTGCGGTGGCCAGTTACCAGAATTGTGAAAAGGCAATTTTCGATCTTAAGAAAATAGTAGGTGAAATAAAAAGCGATTGCCAGTTTGAATTCAAAAAAAGCGTTTATTTCAGCAGCACTAAAAAGGATGTGGATTTTCTTGAAAAGGAATTTGAAGCCAGAAAGCAACACGGCTTTAAGGTTAAATGGTTGGACAAAGAAAAGTTGCAAAAACTCGGTTTAATAGCTGAAGCAGGCATAGAATCGGAATCTGCAGCTGTAATGGATACCTATAAATTCGCCGGCGACCTTCTGGAATACTGTTCAGAAAAGGGATTGACGATATTTGACAGAACAGAATTGGAATCTGTTAAAGAAGAAAATGAAAGTCTAAGTGCGATCACTAAAAGCGGTTTTAAAATAGAGGTGCAGCACCTTGTTTATTGTACGGGCTATGAAAGTGTAGAAACCCTTAAGGAAGATATTGTAGATTTAAAAAGTACCTATGCCTTGGCTTCCGAAGCGTTTCGGAAAATACCCAAAGCATTTAAAGACCATATCTATTGGAACACCTCCGAGCCTTACCTCTATTTTCGGGGCACGAAGGATGGGCGAATTATAATGGGTGGGGGTGATGAGAATTTTAAAAACGCAAAAAAAAGAGATGCCCTTCTTCCGAAGAAAGAGAAAAACCTTACAAAGGCATTTAATAAATGTTTCCCAGATATTTCTTTTGAATTGGATTATTCTTGGGCAGGGACTTTTGGAGAAACCAAAGATGGCCTCCCTTATTTAGGAAAACCGGATCTCGATAAAAATAAACATTATGTTCTGGGTTTTGGCGGAAACGGAATCATGTTTAGTGTAATGGGTATGGATGCAATCTTGAATTCTTTGCATAAAACCCCCCATCCATATTTAGAATATTACAAGTTTGGAAGATAA
- a CDS encoding DUF421 domain-containing protein, giving the protein MEKWFETSWTSVVAICISAIAIYFAVIIFTRLAGKRSFSKMSSFDFAMTVAIGSILASTLLSKSVSLLEGLVGLGMIYLLQIFVARLRRSSRIEKLIDNKPLLLMDGTKILHENLKKARVTKSDLRSKLREANVLELSQVRAVVFEATGDISVLHSKDENVELEDWLMEGILK; this is encoded by the coding sequence ATGGAAAAATGGTTTGAAACATCTTGGACATCTGTTGTTGCTATTTGTATTTCGGCTATTGCAATCTATTTTGCAGTAATAATTTTTACCCGGTTGGCCGGAAAACGGAGTTTCTCCAAAATGTCCAGTTTCGACTTTGCCATGACCGTTGCAATTGGTTCTATACTTGCCAGTACTTTGCTTTCCAAATCGGTGAGTTTATTAGAAGGTTTGGTTGGTCTTGGGATGATTTATCTCTTGCAGATTTTTGTTGCAAGATTAAGACGCTCCTCAAGGATCGAAAAACTTATTGATAACAAGCCACTTTTGTTGATGGACGGCACTAAAATCTTACATGAAAACCTTAAGAAAGCAAGAGTTACCAAATCAGATTTACGATCAAAACTCAGAGAAGCGAATGTACTTGAGCTATCTCAGGTTCGTGCAGTGGTTTTTGAGGCTACCGGGGATATTTCGGTTTTGCATTCCAAAGATGAAAACGTGGAATTGGAAGATTGGTTGATGGAGGGAATTTTAAAGTAA
- the gntA gene encoding guanitoxin biosynthesis heme-dependent pre-guanitoxin N-hydroxylase GntA, with the protein MASEIELNSTKKRKSEIHIDDKKIKEQFTDFILEQDHPCMMAQTVFSMDKVDFHTYENFGSKNTARKILEDLKTYIENYDFESNEFLTFLAVFKGRSSFSEEQFETVLWKQLDFLSEVDTDPWDSTVSSDPSHKDFSFSLGGKAFYIVGLHPNSSRIARQSPYPAMAFNLHWQFEKLREMNTYEKVRDKIRERDMELQGSINPMLKDFGETSEAKQYSGKKVGKEWECPFLSGKL; encoded by the coding sequence ATGGCTTCTGAGATAGAACTTAATTCGACTAAAAAACGCAAATCTGAAATCCATATTGATGACAAGAAAATAAAAGAGCAGTTTACAGATTTTATCCTAGAGCAAGATCATCCTTGCATGATGGCACAAACTGTATTTAGCATGGACAAAGTGGATTTTCATACCTATGAGAACTTTGGTTCCAAAAACACAGCAAGAAAGATTCTGGAAGATTTGAAAACATATATCGAAAATTACGACTTCGAATCGAATGAATTTTTAACATTTCTAGCGGTTTTTAAAGGAAGAAGTTCGTTTTCTGAAGAGCAATTTGAAACCGTCCTATGGAAACAACTTGATTTTCTTAGTGAAGTAGATACAGATCCTTGGGATTCTACTGTGAGCAGTGATCCTTCCCATAAAGATTTCAGTTTTAGTTTGGGTGGCAAAGCTTTTTATATTGTTGGTTTGCACCCAAACAGTTCCAGAATAGCGAGACAATCCCCATATCCCGCAATGGCTTTCAATTTGCATTGGCAGTTTGAAAAGCTTAGGGAAATGAACACCTACGAGAAAGTAAGGGATAAAATTAGGGAACGGGATATGGAGCTACAAGGGAGCATAAATCCTATGCTTAAGGACTTTGGAGAAACTAGTGAAGCAAAACAATACAGTGGCAAAAAAGTTGGAAAAGAGTGGGAATGTCCGTTTCTTTCAGGGAAATTGTAG
- a CDS encoding FMN-binding negative transcriptional regulator — MYQPKKYKKQDPEYLYKFIEDHPFATILVQGERLLATHIPVLIEGAPQNFRLYFHIANFNEMLPFLKEGAEVLIVFQGVHGYISSSWYKKKDISTWDYSAVHINANVKMQTSAELESSLEKLVHKFERGQEKPLFYKEIPKAMLKEHLPLITGFWCEPYKIEAVAKLHQSYKKQDVTAVIEHLEHGTPMEMELSKDIKKEHD; from the coding sequence ATGTACCAGCCCAAGAAATACAAAAAACAAGATCCAGAATATTTATATAAGTTTATAGAAGACCATCCGTTCGCTACCATTCTGGTGCAGGGTGAGCGTTTATTGGCTACACATATCCCGGTTCTTATTGAAGGTGCACCTCAAAATTTCAGGTTGTATTTCCATATCGCAAATTTTAATGAAATGCTTCCTTTTTTAAAAGAAGGAGCAGAAGTATTAATCGTTTTTCAAGGAGTACATGGCTATATTTCCTCTTCTTGGTATAAGAAAAAGGATATAAGCACGTGGGACTATTCGGCAGTGCATATAAATGCGAACGTTAAGATGCAGACTTCAGCAGAATTGGAAAGTTCCTTGGAAAAATTGGTTCATAAATTTGAAAGGGGGCAAGAAAAGCCACTTTTTTATAAAGAAATCCCAAAGGCAATGCTAAAAGAGCATTTGCCTTTAATCACAGGGTTTTGGTGTGAACCCTATAAAATAGAAGCTGTGGCAAAATTACATCAATCTTATAAAAAGCAGGATGTTACAGCAGTTATTGAGCATTTGGAACACGGAACCCCGATGGAAATGGAATTAAGCAAGGACATAAAAAAAGAACATGATTAA
- a CDS encoding DUF1989 domain-containing protein codes for MIKVIEKQTGAAFVLKKGQQLKVIDPQGEQVSDMVLFNLEDPREKISSGKTLDFEESILITKGDFLWSNRSRKMMKILEDTNGRNDFLLAPCSPETFQIMYNNPEYHPSCFENLYTNLASFGITPDEIPTAFNIFMNVQFAANGKLSVDAPLSKAGDYVLFKAEMNLIVALTACSAEDSNNGSFKPINYEIID; via the coding sequence ATGATTAAGGTAATAGAAAAGCAAACCGGTGCCGCATTTGTTCTAAAAAAAGGACAACAACTAAAAGTGATAGATCCACAAGGAGAGCAAGTCAGCGATATGGTGTTGTTCAACTTGGAAGATCCCCGCGAGAAAATTTCTTCAGGAAAAACCTTGGATTTTGAAGAAAGCATTCTTATAACCAAAGGTGATTTTTTGTGGAGCAATAGAAGTAGGAAAATGATGAAAATATTGGAAGACACCAATGGGAGGAACGATTTTCTATTAGCTCCTTGCAGTCCGGAAACATTTCAGATCATGTATAACAACCCCGAATATCATCCGAGTTGTTTCGAAAATCTTTATACAAATCTAGCTTCTTTTGGGATCACCCCAGACGAAATCCCAACGGCCTTTAATATATTTATGAATGTACAATTTGCAGCCAATGGCAAATTGAGTGTAGATGCACCTTTAAGCAAAGCCGGGGATTATGTGTTGTTTAAAGCTGAAATGAACTTGATAGTTGCCCTAACCGCATGTTCTGCAGAAGACAGTAACAACGGCAGCTTTAAGCCGATTAATTACGAAATTATAGATTAA
- a CDS encoding TerC family protein — translation MELFLQADTWIALLTLTFMEIVLGIDNIIFISLVASKLPEHQQKKARLGGLSAALVMRVLLLLSITWIIGLTEPVLTFGDFELSWRDIILIGGGIFLLVKSTLEIHHKVEGQHEEQNVKNIRSFGYAIVQIMLLDIIFSFDSILTAIGLTEQLILMIIAVVISIIVMMVFAKTVGDFVNKHPTIQILALSFLILIGVMLIVEGAHYHVPKGYIYFAVFFSLSIEMLNMRFRKKNVPNI, via the coding sequence ATGGAATTATTCTTACAAGCCGATACTTGGATCGCGCTACTTACCCTAACTTTTATGGAAATTGTTTTGGGGATAGATAACATTATTTTCATCTCGTTAGTTGCAAGTAAACTCCCAGAACATCAACAAAAGAAAGCACGCCTTGGCGGACTTTCAGCAGCACTTGTTATGAGGGTCTTGTTGCTATTAAGTATTACTTGGATTATAGGGCTTACAGAGCCTGTTCTCACTTTTGGAGATTTTGAACTGAGCTGGCGGGACATTATTCTAATTGGGGGTGGAATCTTTTTATTGGTAAAGAGCACCTTGGAAATTCATCATAAAGTGGAAGGGCAACATGAGGAACAAAATGTAAAAAACATTCGTTCTTTTGGATATGCGATCGTTCAAATAATGCTTTTGGATATCATTTTCTCTTTCGACTCTATCTTGACCGCCATTGGACTTACCGAGCAATTAATACTTATGATCATCGCTGTGGTGATCTCTATTATCGTAATGATGGTTTTTGCAAAAACCGTGGGGGATTTTGTGAACAAACATCCAACCATTCAAATTTTGGCCCTTTCCTTCCTTATTTTAATCGGGGTAATGCTTATTGTTGAAGGTGCACATTATCATGTTCCAAAGGGATATATCTATTTTGCAGTCTTCTTTTCCCTTTCTATAGAGATGTTGAATATGAGGTTTAGAAAGAAAAATGTGCCAAATATTTAA
- a CDS encoding MBL fold metallo-hydrolase produces MKLFQLFLICSLLNFPLSAQEREPDIDTGKLTETSLIILGNVQDAGSPQIACTKDCCKGLFENPDENRKVVSLGLIDPSSNKKYLFEATPDITSQLRLLKNYTLGKSSDVPNGIFLTHAHIGHYTGLMFLGKEALNASDVPVFAMPKMKSFLENNGPWSQLVINKNILIKELLSEQEVVLSENIKVVPFHVPHRDEYSETVGYKIIGPNKKALFIPDIDKWEKWEHDIIKEIANVDYAFLDATFFDAAEVNNRDISEIPHPFIIESMKLFSELTSEEKNKIYFIHFNHTNPALNPESPQTKEVIGNGFHIARINDVFEL; encoded by the coding sequence ATGAAATTATTCCAATTATTCCTCATTTGTAGCCTTCTTAATTTTCCATTAAGTGCGCAAGAAAGAGAACCTGATATTGATACAGGAAAATTAACTGAAACGTCCCTTATTATTCTAGGGAATGTGCAAGATGCAGGATCCCCTCAAATTGCCTGTACAAAAGATTGCTGCAAAGGATTGTTTGAAAACCCCGATGAAAATAGAAAAGTGGTTTCTTTGGGATTAATTGACCCAAGCAGTAATAAAAAATACCTTTTTGAGGCTACTCCAGATATCACTTCCCAACTACGACTGCTTAAAAATTATACTTTAGGAAAATCTTCTGACGTTCCCAATGGAATTTTCCTGACCCATGCACATATTGGGCATTATACGGGACTGATGTTTTTGGGCAAAGAGGCACTTAATGCTTCGGATGTTCCTGTCTTTGCAATGCCAAAAATGAAAAGTTTTTTGGAAAATAATGGGCCTTGGAGTCAGTTAGTGATCAATAAAAATATTCTGATAAAAGAATTGCTTTCTGAACAAGAGGTTGTTTTAAGTGAAAACATAAAAGTGGTTCCATTTCATGTACCTCATCGGGATGAATATTCTGAAACGGTAGGCTACAAAATCATTGGTCCAAATAAAAAGGCGTTATTTATCCCAGATATCGATAAATGGGAGAAATGGGAGCACGATATTATTAAAGAAATCGCGAACGTAGACTATGCATTTCTGGACGCCACTTTTTTTGATGCTGCTGAAGTTAATAATCGTGATATCTCGGAAATTCCACATCCCTTTATTATAGAGAGCATGAAACTGTTTTCGGAATTGACTTCCGAAGAAAAGAACAAGATCTATTTTATTCATTTCAACCACACCAACCCAGCACTAAATCCGGAAAGTCCTCAAACAAAAGAAGTTATAGGGAATGGATTTCATATTGCCAGGATTAATGATGTTTTTGAACTTTAA
- a CDS encoding alkaline phosphatase, which yields MLQILLKRFSFFTILTLFFSCSSTQKVNSQEQNKQVAGHIILIGIDGFGAYAFEKAKIPNIRKMMKNGSYSLQARSVLPSSSAVNWASMLMGSGPELHGFTEWDSQEPELPSATLGESGIYPTIFSVIDTQLPKAKKGAIYTWGGIRNLFERELVELYYNGETDTKTIEKATSFIIEEKPVFTFIHLDDADHTGHKIGFDSPEYYNEIEKIDTLIGKMIASLEAENLLKETIIILTSDHGGNRKSHGGKTLKEVEIPWIIFGKGISNKGKLESTIVTYDTGATIAYLLGLRAPEFWRGKPVINILML from the coding sequence ATGCTCCAGATCTTGTTGAAGCGATTTTCATTTTTTACCATCCTAACCCTATTCTTTTCTTGTTCCAGTACCCAAAAAGTTAATTCCCAAGAACAAAACAAGCAAGTTGCAGGACATATTATCTTAATCGGAATTGATGGTTTTGGAGCTTATGCTTTCGAGAAGGCAAAAATTCCAAACATCCGTAAAATGATGAAAAACGGAAGCTATTCCCTACAAGCGAGATCTGTGCTTCCTTCTTCCAGCGCCGTAAACTGGGCTTCTATGCTTATGGGATCTGGTCCAGAACTGCACGGATTTACAGAATGGGACAGTCAGGAACCTGAATTACCTTCGGCAACACTTGGGGAAAGTGGCATTTATCCCACGATCTTTAGTGTGATAGACACTCAATTGCCAAAAGCAAAAAAAGGAGCTATTTATACTTGGGGCGGGATTCGAAATCTTTTTGAAAGAGAGCTCGTAGAGCTATATTATAATGGGGAAACCGATACCAAAACCATAGAAAAAGCCACAAGTTTTATAATTGAAGAAAAGCCGGTATTTACTTTTATCCATTTGGATGATGCCGATCATACAGGACATAAAATTGGCTTTGATTCCCCAGAATATTATAATGAAATTGAAAAAATTGATACCCTCATAGGAAAGATGATTGCTAGCTTAGAAGCTGAAAACTTACTAAAAGAAACCATCATCATACTAACATCAGATCATGGCGGAAACAGAAAAAGCCATGGCGGCAAAACCTTGAAGGAGGTAGAAATTCCTTGGATTATTTTTGGAAAGGGCATCTCCAACAAAGGAAAGTTAGAATCCACGATTGTAACCTACGATACAGGTGCAACAATTGCCTATTTATTGGGGCTTCGAGCACCTGAGTTCTGGAGGGGGAAACCTGTAATAAATATTTTAATGCTATAG
- a CDS encoding LVIVD repeat-containing protein — MMKKVIIFCLSILLIGCSAEGDNSAAASVDGSGGSLARFALVGDYLYTVDDQSLRIFDISNPELPLFTGEKFIGFDIETLYSLDEYLFVGSRLGMFIFDISDPKFPLQLSKVEHVRSCDPVVSSGDFTYVTLHTNVNCAGNVNQLEIYNTQDLLRPELLTVIALDRPIGLGLYGNYLLVTDKNVVRIFDVTNPAQPDLVGGIEEDAFDLIIRNDDLFIIGEKSLSQYQLNPENIEDLVFKSSIDF; from the coding sequence ATGATGAAAAAAGTAATAATATTCTGTCTTTCTATTCTGTTAATTGGTTGTAGTGCGGAGGGTGATAATTCAGCCGCAGCATCTGTAGATGGTTCTGGAGGTTCCCTTGCAAGGTTTGCCCTCGTTGGCGATTATTTGTATACGGTAGATGATCAATCCCTGCGGATTTTTGATATTTCAAATCCAGAATTACCCCTGTTTACCGGAGAAAAATTTATTGGTTTCGATATAGAAACACTTTATTCTTTAGACGAATATTTGTTTGTGGGGAGCCGTCTTGGCATGTTTATTTTCGATATTTCCGATCCTAAATTTCCACTTCAGCTCTCTAAAGTAGAGCATGTTCGTAGTTGTGATCCTGTGGTGTCATCAGGCGATTTTACCTATGTTACGCTACATACCAATGTGAATTGTGCTGGAAATGTCAACCAGTTGGAAATTTATAACACTCAAGATCTCCTGAGGCCAGAATTGCTTACTGTCATTGCCCTAGATCGTCCCATTGGGCTTGGTCTCTACGGAAATTATTTGCTTGTTACCGATAAAAATGTTGTCCGGATTTTTGATGTTACCAACCCAGCGCAACCAGATCTTGTGGGAGGGATAGAGGAAGATGCCTTCGATCTTATTATCAGAAATGACGATTTGTTTATTATTGGGGAAAAATCGCTAAGCCAATATCAATTAAATCCTGAGAATATAGAAGATTTAGTTTTTAAGAGTTCAATCGATTTTTAG